One window from the genome of Bradyrhizobium xenonodulans encodes:
- a CDS encoding MetQ/NlpA family ABC transporter substrate-binding protein has translation MSFRFPLILSAVLAAWSAAASAETIKIGVTPGPHAQILEAVKPIAAKNGLDIQLLEFSDYVVPNAALDAGEIQANSFQNQPYLDNQKADRGYKIEAVGLTVNFPIGVYSKKHKAFADIPEGGKVSIPNDPTNGGRVLLLLRDKGVIKLKDGTGFKPTVLDITENPKKLKFIEVDAAQAPRALDDVDAAAINTNYATQAGLDPVKDPILREDPKGPYVNLIAVRTADKDKPWVKLLVDSYHTPEVKEFVLTKFKGAVLPSW, from the coding sequence ATGTCGTTTCGCTTTCCCCTGATCCTTTCGGCCGTGCTCGCCGCCTGGTCGGCAGCAGCCTCCGCCGAGACCATCAAGATCGGCGTGACGCCGGGTCCGCATGCGCAGATCCTCGAGGCGGTGAAGCCGATCGCGGCGAAGAACGGCCTCGACATCCAGCTTCTCGAATTCTCCGACTATGTCGTGCCGAACGCCGCGCTCGATGCCGGCGAGATCCAGGCCAATTCGTTCCAGAACCAGCCTTACCTCGACAACCAGAAGGCCGACCGCGGCTACAAGATCGAGGCCGTCGGACTCACCGTGAACTTCCCGATCGGCGTCTATTCGAAGAAGCACAAGGCCTTCGCCGACATTCCCGAGGGCGGCAAGGTCTCGATCCCGAACGATCCGACCAATGGCGGCCGCGTTCTGCTGCTGCTGCGCGACAAGGGCGTGATCAAGCTGAAGGACGGCACCGGCTTCAAGCCGACGGTGCTCGACATCACCGAGAATCCGAAGAAGCTGAAGTTCATCGAGGTCGACGCGGCGCAGGCGCCGCGCGCGCTCGACGACGTCGACGCCGCCGCGATCAACACCAATTACGCAACCCAGGCGGGCCTCGATCCGGTCAAGGACCCGATCCTGCGCGAGGACCCGAAGGGCCCCTATGTCAATTTGATCGCGGTTCGCACCGCGGACAAGGACAAGCCCTGGGTCAAGTTGCTGGTGGACAGCTATCACACGCCTGAGGTGAAGGAGTTCGTCCTGACCAAGTTCAAGGGCGCGGTGCTGCCGAGCTGGTAG
- a CDS encoding peptide ABC transporter substrate-binding protein yields the protein MNENEIRERIAEVKQGTLTRRSFIRTMAAAGIAAPIASQILLWNDVAMADATLAYKPTKAGGGGALKILLWQAPTLLNPHFALGTKDQIASRIFFEPLAGWDRDGNLVPCLAAEIPTKANGGLSADGMSVIWKLKQGVKWHDGKPFTADDVVFTWQYAADLATAAFTTGSYKDITVEKIDDNTVKLIFKAPTPFWADPFVGGQVGQILPKHHFGDYIGAKSREAPGNLKPVGTGPYKFVEFKPGDMIRAERNPDYHVKNQPHFDTVEVKGGGDAVSAARAVLQTGEYDFAWNMQVEEEVLKRMEAGGKGKLDITPSGNVEFIILNTTDPWTEIDGERSSVKSKHPTLSDPAVRRAINLLIDRDSIQKFIYGRGGIATASFVNAPKQFKSPKLKYEFDVDKASKILDEAGWTRGADGIREKDGKKLKYVFQTSTNAPRQKTQAIIKQACQKAGIEIEVKAVTASVFFSSDVGNPDTYSKFYADIEMYNTTQPQPDPERLLNQCVSWEIATKDNKWLGRNNSRYSDPEADKAYKAAQHELDPVKRAALLMKVDEIFCDAHVLLPLLSRPIVNAAVNNLMIDMSGWDTITWNLAAWYRA from the coding sequence ATGAACGAAAACGAAATCCGTGAACGCATCGCAGAGGTGAAGCAAGGCACGCTGACGCGGCGCTCGTTCATCCGGACCATGGCGGCGGCGGGGATCGCAGCCCCGATCGCGAGCCAGATCCTGCTCTGGAACGACGTCGCGATGGCGGATGCCACGCTCGCGTACAAGCCGACCAAGGCCGGCGGCGGCGGCGCGCTGAAGATCCTGCTGTGGCAGGCCCCGACCCTGCTCAATCCGCATTTCGCGCTCGGCACCAAGGACCAGATCGCCTCGCGCATCTTCTTCGAGCCGCTCGCCGGCTGGGACAGGGACGGCAACCTCGTCCCCTGCCTCGCAGCCGAGATCCCGACCAAGGCGAACGGCGGCCTCTCCGCGGACGGCATGAGCGTGATCTGGAAGCTGAAGCAGGGCGTGAAATGGCATGACGGCAAGCCCTTCACCGCCGACGACGTCGTCTTCACCTGGCAGTACGCCGCGGATCTCGCGACCGCGGCCTTCACCACGGGATCCTACAAGGACATCACGGTCGAGAAGATCGACGATAACACCGTCAAGCTGATCTTCAAGGCGCCGACGCCGTTCTGGGCCGACCCGTTCGTTGGCGGCCAGGTCGGCCAGATCCTGCCGAAGCATCATTTCGGCGATTATATCGGCGCCAAGTCGCGCGAGGCGCCGGGCAATCTGAAGCCGGTCGGCACCGGCCCGTACAAGTTCGTCGAGTTCAAGCCGGGCGACATGATCCGGGCCGAACGCAACCCCGATTATCACGTCAAGAACCAGCCGCACTTCGACACGGTCGAGGTCAAGGGCGGCGGCGATGCGGTGTCCGCGGCGCGCGCCGTGCTGCAGACCGGCGAATACGACTTTGCCTGGAACATGCAGGTGGAGGAGGAGGTCCTCAAGCGCATGGAGGCGGGCGGCAAGGGCAAGCTCGACATCACGCCGTCCGGAAACGTCGAGTTCATCATCCTCAACACGACGGACCCGTGGACCGAGATCGACGGTGAGCGCTCCAGCGTCAAGTCCAAGCACCCGACGCTGTCCGATCCCGCGGTGCGCCGCGCGATCAACCTGCTGATCGATCGCGATTCGATCCAGAAATTCATCTACGGCCGCGGCGGCATCGCAACAGCGAGCTTCGTCAACGCGCCCAAGCAGTTCAAGTCGCCCAAGCTCAAATACGAGTTCGACGTCGACAAGGCGAGCAAGATCCTCGACGAAGCCGGCTGGACCAGGGGCGCGGACGGCATCCGCGAGAAGGACGGCAAGAAGCTCAAATACGTGTTCCAGACCTCGACCAACGCCCCGCGCCAGAAGACGCAGGCCATCATCAAGCAGGCCTGCCAGAAGGCCGGCATCGAGATCGAGGTCAAGGCGGTCACCGCATCGGTGTTCTTCTCCTCCGACGTCGGCAACCCCGACACCTACTCGAAATTCTATGCCGACATCGAGATGTACAACACCACGCAGCCGCAACCCGACCCCGAGCGCTTGCTGAACCAGTGCGTCTCCTGGGAGATCGCGACCAAGGACAACAAATGGCTGGGCCGCAACAACTCGCGCTATTCCGATCCCGAAGCCGACAAGGCGTACAAGGCCGCGCAACACGAGCTCGATCCGGTCAAGCGCGCCGCGCTGCTGATGAAGGTCGACGAGATCTTCTGCGACGCCCACGTGCTCCTGCCGCTGCTCTCACGCCCCATCGTCAACGCCGCCGTCAACAACCTCATGATCGACATGTCGGGCTGGGACACCATCACGTGGAATCTGGCGGCGTGGTATCGGGCCTGA
- a CDS encoding DUF2934 domain-containing protein — protein sequence MDEQQKIEHQIELATRAAALVRDETTVQRFKSFADELKRKLRRIMRRGQVRARAYELWEQAGRPIDRELEFWVEAERQIEDEHEERKGPGAS from the coding sequence GTGGACGAGCAGCAAAAGATCGAGCACCAGATCGAACTCGCAACGCGAGCGGCCGCGCTCGTCAGGGACGAGACCACCGTCCAGCGCTTCAAGAGCTTCGCCGACGAGTTGAAGCGAAAGCTCCGTCGCATCATGCGGCGCGGCCAGGTGCGCGCGCGTGCCTACGAGCTCTGGGAGCAGGCCGGCCGGCCGATCGATCGCGAGCTGGAGTTCTGGGTCGAAGCCGAACGGCAGATCGAGGACGAACACGAGGAGCGAAAGGGCCCGGGCGCTTCATAG
- a CDS encoding DUF2934 domain-containing protein produces MSEPTEQEIKERAHRLWEQAGKPEGREDEFWHAAEQELRNEGKSNTLRTPDTL; encoded by the coding sequence TTGTCCGAGCCGACCGAGCAAGAGATCAAAGAACGCGCGCACCGCTTGTGGGAGCAAGCCGGCAAGCCTGAAGGCCGCGAGGACGAGTTTTGGCACGCGGCCGAGCAGGAGCTGCGCAACGAGGGTAAGTCGAACACATTGCGGACGCCGGATACGCTGTGA
- a CDS encoding tyrosine-type recombinase/integrase, producing MARPSYLARRAGGRYFLQIRLGKRAAELFQLPLLRVSLRTSDFAEARRRLVDNLGWVLELIEAPDLEAIGTVFDVRLRAYVDRGSPADERLLAERCAFENEVRRYFTRAQERGYAYQKRFPEIPGRWVDFVDQNKAAESSITRLTARRSYEAGRREAREAFNEGWEPAPNKAPALRPETLDPIAMLDRLVQDAVGRRMAQLAPGNLAPVAAPTIVPAETGNPNEPAKSDGSTATTPDRMSILLQEFLRPAGRKRQHTMKGRGEAEAVVQFAIDFLGDPRIDELTEEKWKLLDDALPDIPNRDNIPREFSQTLFQRFKYAETHGWKDLVRVTTTTIQSRYWGGLYKFLDFVIEQKLYAGPRPKFVCIDPENLAPLPRDAFDDTELLQLLQQPLFTGCKNRLHVWQPGGYFVQSHIYWGFLICILTGMRPGEVGQLKCADIRTDGEFYYFDLRPFDARSGRVALKDLRNLKTNAAGRVIPIHPILIELGLLDRMQDLIDKKEERLFPEWEAYIRKDGTVRWSQPLSKSWQYVKKLLKLSRADLTLYSTRHLMADWLDNEAIAQRTRDRILGHANDVRGRYGRKGILDPEIAAKIEALEPAVIKQMRKMLLSAKNRADAGGLTVLKTY from the coding sequence GTGGCCCGCCCTTCCTACCTCGCCCGGCGTGCCGGCGGCCGCTATTTCCTGCAGATCCGGCTGGGGAAACGGGCCGCCGAACTCTTCCAGCTTCCCCTTCTCCGTGTCAGCCTTCGAACCTCGGATTTTGCAGAGGCCCGGAGGCGGCTGGTGGACAATCTCGGATGGGTACTGGAGCTGATTGAGGCTCCCGACCTCGAGGCTATAGGGACCGTGTTCGACGTACGCCTGCGGGCCTATGTCGACCGCGGTTCGCCGGCTGACGAGCGGCTTTTGGCTGAGCGCTGCGCCTTCGAGAACGAGGTCAGGCGGTATTTTACCCGGGCGCAAGAACGCGGATATGCCTACCAGAAGCGTTTTCCGGAGATCCCGGGCCGGTGGGTCGATTTTGTCGACCAGAACAAGGCGGCCGAGAGCAGCATCACCCGCTTGACGGCTCGGCGCTCCTATGAGGCCGGCCGCCGTGAGGCCCGAGAGGCCTTCAACGAAGGCTGGGAGCCCGCGCCCAACAAGGCACCCGCGCTCCGGCCGGAGACACTTGACCCGATCGCCATGCTCGACCGCCTCGTCCAGGATGCCGTAGGCCGACGTATGGCTCAGCTTGCCCCCGGCAACCTCGCGCCCGTGGCGGCGCCGACCATCGTCCCGGCGGAGACCGGCAATCCCAACGAGCCGGCCAAGTCCGATGGCTCAACTGCAACCACTCCCGACCGCATGTCCATCCTGCTGCAGGAGTTTCTCCGCCCCGCTGGGCGCAAACGTCAGCACACCATGAAAGGGCGTGGCGAAGCCGAGGCCGTTGTGCAGTTCGCGATCGACTTCCTGGGCGACCCCCGTATCGACGAGCTCACCGAGGAAAAGTGGAAGCTGCTCGACGACGCCCTTCCGGACATTCCAAATCGCGACAATATCCCGCGCGAGTTCTCCCAGACGCTCTTCCAGCGATTTAAATATGCCGAGACGCACGGCTGGAAGGACCTCGTCCGGGTCACCACCACGACGATCCAGAGCCGATACTGGGGCGGCCTCTATAAATTCCTCGATTTCGTCATCGAGCAGAAGCTTTATGCCGGTCCTCGGCCCAAATTCGTATGTATCGATCCGGAAAATCTCGCTCCACTTCCGCGAGACGCCTTCGACGACACGGAACTTCTCCAGCTCCTGCAGCAGCCCCTCTTCACCGGCTGCAAGAATCGACTGCACGTCTGGCAGCCGGGCGGCTATTTTGTGCAGTCGCACATTTATTGGGGCTTCCTGATTTGCATTTTGACCGGCATGCGACCGGGCGAGGTCGGCCAGCTCAAATGCGCCGACATCCGTACCGACGGCGAGTTTTATTATTTCGACCTCAGACCATTTGACGCCCGGAGCGGACGTGTCGCCCTAAAGGATCTTCGCAATCTGAAAACCAATGCCGCCGGTCGCGTAATTCCGATCCACCCCATTCTTATTGAGCTGGGTCTGCTCGATCGAATGCAGGACCTGATAGACAAGAAAGAGGAGCGGCTCTTCCCCGAATGGGAAGCCTACATCAGAAAGGATGGTACGGTGCGCTGGTCACAGCCGCTCAGCAAATCCTGGCAGTACGTAAAAAAGCTTCTGAAGCTCAGCCGGGCCGACCTGACGCTGTACAGCACCAGGCATCTCATGGCGGATTGGCTCGACAATGAAGCCATCGCTCAACGCACGCGCGACCGCATCTTGGGACACGCCAACGATGTTCGCGGCCGCTACGGCCGCAAAGGGATTCTCGACCCGGAAATTGCGGCGAAGATCGAGGCGCTCGAGCCTGCGGTGATCAAGCAGATGCGAAAAATGTTGCTTAGTGCAAAGAACCGCGCCGACGCAGGCGGGCTCACCGTACTGAAGACATACTGA